From a region of the Williamsia phyllosphaerae genome:
- a CDS encoding D-alanyl-D-alanine carboxypeptidase family protein produces the protein MSPLSRSFRVLVASALLAACVAVGAPAQADPVVATPDVAAPSTPNTERCPYRSQPAAAVDSSEVPPPGQSAPAPLPVPDPTVGGERLSACGVVTAGSSAIPRGITSAGWLVADAGSGAVLAAKDPHGRYRPASTIKTLLALVALDELDLDKVVTGTREDYGMEGDSAGIGPGGTYTVRQLLQGLLMVSGNDCANALARELGGYDVAVGKMNELAHDLGAEDTRAASPSGLDAPGMSTSPYDLALIFRAALQNSTFRELVSNVSAPFPGYPKLADVPGDKDHPGYLMQTQNRLLLDQYPGTIGGKTGYTDDARKTFVGAVERDGRTLIVVQMYGLNEAGDSYWDQAKALLDLGFATGAQASVGTLVSGPAGAGASTTPSADTGSDRSGNLAYPSSPDGPGGSDWTGRLLVGGVGVVVVIGLVYAAIRVNRRSR, from the coding sequence ATGTCCCCGCTCTCGCGCTCGTTCCGCGTTCTCGTCGCGTCCGCCCTCCTCGCGGCGTGTGTCGCGGTCGGCGCACCCGCCCAGGCCGACCCGGTGGTCGCGACCCCCGACGTCGCCGCGCCGTCCACCCCGAACACCGAGAGATGTCCGTACCGGTCGCAACCCGCGGCTGCCGTCGACTCCTCCGAGGTGCCACCGCCCGGCCAGTCCGCACCCGCGCCGCTGCCGGTCCCCGATCCCACCGTCGGCGGTGAACGGCTCTCGGCCTGCGGCGTCGTGACGGCCGGGTCGTCGGCGATCCCACGCGGGATCACCTCAGCCGGGTGGCTCGTCGCCGACGCAGGGTCGGGCGCGGTGCTCGCCGCCAAGGACCCACACGGCAGATACCGTCCGGCCAGCACCATCAAGACCCTGCTCGCGTTGGTCGCGCTCGACGAACTCGACCTCGACAAGGTCGTGACCGGGACGCGCGAGGACTACGGCATGGAGGGTGACTCGGCGGGTATCGGTCCCGGCGGCACCTACACCGTGCGACAGCTGCTGCAGGGCCTGCTGATGGTGTCGGGAAACGACTGCGCCAACGCCCTGGCCCGCGAACTCGGTGGTTACGACGTGGCCGTGGGCAAGATGAACGAACTGGCGCACGACCTCGGCGCCGAGGACACCCGCGCGGCATCACCGTCGGGACTGGACGCACCCGGCATGAGCACATCGCCCTACGATCTGGCGCTGATCTTCCGTGCGGCGCTGCAGAACTCGACCTTCCGGGAGCTGGTGTCGAACGTCAGCGCCCCGTTCCCGGGTTACCCGAAACTCGCCGACGTCCCCGGCGACAAAGACCACCCCGGGTACCTCATGCAGACGCAGAACCGACTGCTGCTCGACCAGTATCCCGGCACCATCGGCGGCAAGACCGGTTACACCGACGACGCCCGCAAGACCTTCGTCGGCGCCGTCGAACGCGACGGCCGCACGCTCATCGTGGTGCAGATGTACGGCCTCAACGAGGCGGGCGACTCGTACTGGGATCAGGCGAAGGCACTGCTCGACCTCGGATTCGCGACCGGCGCGCAGGCGTCGGTGGGCACGCTGGTGTCGGGTCCCGCGGGCGCAGGCGCGTCGACCACGCCGTCGGCGGACACCGGCTCGGACCGGTCGGGGAATCTGGCCTACCCCTCGTCACCGGACGGACCCGGCGGCTCGGACTGGACCGGTCGCCTGCTCGTCGGCGGCGTCGGCGTAGTGGTGGTCATCGGGCTCGTCTACGCCGCGATTCGGGTCAACCGCCGCTCTCGCTGA
- a CDS encoding exodeoxyribonuclease III: MPFTITTANVNGVRAAVKERNPHNPGMLPWLGEPIGSRFVLMQEIRATEEQAREALAPALEAGWHLSMVDSSVKGHAGVGVLSTLPPTAVRRGFGSDEFDHTGRYLEADFAAADDRPALTVGSLYLPKGASDGSKRDDKFRFMDSFATHLDTLARKRRAVVVGGDWNIAHTELDLKAWKTNAKSPGFLPEERQWVADLLAGRWTDVVRSLRGDEPGPYSWWSWRGKAFDNDSGWRIDYHLANATAARLASSARVERAEAYDRRWSDHAPVTVEYA, from the coding sequence GTGCCCTTCACGATCACCACAGCCAACGTCAACGGTGTCCGCGCCGCGGTCAAGGAACGCAATCCGCACAACCCCGGGATGCTGCCCTGGCTGGGCGAGCCGATCGGCTCACGCTTCGTGCTGATGCAGGAGATCCGGGCCACCGAGGAGCAGGCCCGAGAGGCCCTGGCTCCCGCGCTCGAGGCCGGATGGCACCTGTCGATGGTCGACTCGTCGGTCAAGGGCCACGCCGGCGTCGGGGTGCTGAGCACGCTCCCGCCCACCGCGGTGCGCCGAGGTTTCGGCAGCGACGAGTTCGATCACACCGGCCGGTACCTGGAGGCCGATTTCGCCGCCGCCGACGACCGGCCCGCGCTCACGGTGGGGTCGCTGTACCTCCCCAAGGGTGCTTCGGACGGATCCAAGCGCGACGACAAGTTCCGCTTCATGGATTCCTTCGCGACCCACCTCGACACCCTCGCGCGCAAGCGGCGTGCGGTCGTCGTGGGCGGTGACTGGAACATCGCGCACACCGAGCTGGACCTCAAGGCGTGGAAGACGAACGCGAAGAGTCCCGGGTTCCTCCCCGAGGAGCGGCAGTGGGTCGCCGACCTGCTCGCCGGTCGGTGGACCGACGTGGTGCGGTCGCTGCGCGGTGACGAGCCGGGGCCGTACTCCTGGTGGTCGTGGCGCGGCAAGGCCTTCGACAACGATTCCGGATGGCGGATCGACTACCACCTGGCCAACGCGACGGCGGCGAGGCTCGCGTCCTCGGCCCGCGTGGAGCGGGCCGAGGCATACGACCGGCGCTGGTCGGACCACGCCCCGGTCACCGTCGAGTACGCCTAG
- a CDS encoding aspartate aminotransferase family protein, with the protein MTTTPLPVSSDSDAAGTDLGARSARHLWGHFARHGEGITPPVITRGEGVRIFDDRGRSYIDGLSGLFVVQVGHGREELARAAANQAQTLGFFPLWSYATPPAIELAERLAHHAPADLNRVFFTTGGGEAVESAWKLAKKYFKLKGKPYKHKVISRAVAYHGTPQGALAITGIPAMKQDFEPLTPGAFRVPNTNIYRATEHGDDPKAFGRWAADRIAEAIEFEGPETVAAVFLEPVQNAGGCFPPPPGYFERVREICDEYDVLLVSDEVICAFGRIGSMFACDDFGYVPDIITCAKGMTSGYSPIGAMIASDRLFEPFDDGITSFAHGYTFGGHPVSAAVALANLDIFEREGINDNVKNNAGAFRSTLERLKDLPIVGDVRGEGYFYGIELVKDQATKETFTADESERVLRGFLSHALFEAGLYCRADDRGDPVVQLAPPLICGQSEFDEIEQILRSVLTEAYSLI; encoded by the coding sequence ATGACAACGACACCACTTCCCGTGAGCTCCGACTCCGATGCGGCCGGTACCGATCTCGGGGCCCGCAGCGCCCGACATCTCTGGGGGCACTTCGCCCGTCACGGCGAGGGCATCACCCCACCGGTCATCACCCGGGGCGAGGGGGTCCGGATCTTCGACGACCGCGGCCGCAGTTACATCGACGGCCTGTCGGGCCTGTTCGTGGTGCAGGTCGGCCACGGCCGGGAGGAACTCGCCCGCGCCGCCGCGAACCAGGCCCAGACCCTGGGATTCTTCCCGCTGTGGTCCTACGCCACCCCACCCGCGATCGAACTCGCCGAGCGACTGGCCCACCACGCCCCCGCGGACCTCAACCGTGTCTTCTTCACCACCGGCGGTGGCGAGGCGGTCGAGAGTGCCTGGAAGCTGGCCAAGAAGTACTTCAAGCTCAAGGGAAAGCCATACAAGCACAAGGTGATCTCGCGTGCCGTCGCCTATCACGGCACGCCGCAGGGAGCGCTCGCCATCACCGGGATCCCGGCGATGAAGCAGGATTTCGAGCCGCTGACCCCCGGCGCGTTCCGCGTGCCCAACACCAACATCTACCGCGCCACCGAACACGGTGACGACCCGAAGGCGTTCGGGCGGTGGGCCGCCGACCGGATCGCCGAGGCGATCGAGTTCGAAGGTCCGGAGACGGTGGCCGCGGTGTTCCTGGAGCCCGTGCAGAATGCGGGCGGTTGCTTCCCGCCCCCACCCGGATACTTCGAACGGGTACGCGAGATCTGCGACGAGTACGACGTGCTGCTGGTGTCGGACGAGGTGATCTGCGCCTTCGGGCGGATCGGCTCGATGTTCGCCTGCGACGACTTCGGTTACGTCCCCGACATCATCACGTGCGCGAAGGGCATGACCTCCGGGTACTCCCCCATCGGCGCGATGATCGCCAGCGATCGCCTGTTCGAGCCGTTCGACGACGGCATCACCTCGTTCGCGCACGGCTACACGTTCGGTGGTCACCCGGTCTCGGCGGCGGTGGCGCTGGCCAACCTCGACATCTTCGAGCGCGAGGGCATCAACGACAACGTCAAGAACAACGCGGGCGCGTTCCGCTCGACCCTGGAACGGCTGAAGGATCTGCCGATCGTCGGCGACGTCCGCGGTGAGGGCTATTTCTACGGGATCGAACTGGTCAAGGACCAGGCGACCAAGGAGACGTTCACCGCCGACGAGTCCGAAAGGGTCCTGCGCGGGTTCCTGTCGCACGCCCTGTTCGAGGCGGGGCTGTACTGCCGGGCCGACGACCGGGGCGATCCGGTCGTGCAGCTCGCACCTCCGCTCATCTGCGGTCAGTCGGAGTTCGACGAGATCGAGCAGATCCTGCGGTCGGTGCTCACCGAGGCGTACTCGCTGATCTGA
- the trpS gene encoding tryptophan--tRNA ligase yields MTSPRVLSGIQPTSDSFHLGNYLGAVRQWVALQDDFEAFYFIPDMHAITAPHDPAALRERTHVSVAQLLAVGVDPERATIYVQSHVPEIAQLTWVLSCITGFGEASRMTQFKDKSAKQGADSSSVGLFTYPILMAADILAFQVDRVPVGEDQRQHLELTRNLAQRFNSRFGETFVVPTAHIVSETAKIYDLQNPTAKMSKSADSDAGLINLLDDPKRSAKKIRSAVTDNEREIRFDVEHKPGVSNLLSIQSALTGTPIADLVAGYEGKGYGDLKVETAEVLVEFVEPLRGRVTDLLADRGELDAILARGAARARDVAAQTLATAYDRVGFLPRT; encoded by the coding sequence ATGACCAGCCCCCGGGTACTGTCCGGTATCCAGCCCACCAGCGATTCGTTCCACCTCGGCAACTACCTGGGTGCGGTGCGGCAGTGGGTGGCGCTGCAGGACGATTTCGAGGCGTTCTACTTCATCCCGGACATGCACGCGATCACCGCGCCGCACGATCCCGCCGCGCTGCGTGAGCGCACGCACGTCAGTGTCGCCCAGTTGCTCGCCGTCGGTGTCGATCCCGAGCGCGCGACGATCTACGTGCAGTCCCACGTCCCGGAGATCGCGCAGCTGACCTGGGTGCTGTCGTGCATCACGGGGTTCGGCGAGGCGAGCCGGATGACGCAGTTCAAGGACAAGTCGGCCAAGCAGGGCGCGGATTCCTCCAGCGTCGGGCTGTTCACCTACCCCATCCTGATGGCCGCGGACATCCTCGCATTCCAGGTCGACCGCGTCCCGGTCGGGGAGGACCAGCGGCAGCATCTCGAGCTGACCCGAAACCTGGCCCAGCGGTTCAACTCCCGGTTCGGGGAGACGTTCGTCGTCCCGACCGCGCACATCGTCAGCGAGACGGCCAAGATCTACGACCTGCAGAACCCCACGGCCAAGATGAGCAAGTCGGCCGACAGCGACGCCGGACTGATCAACCTGCTCGACGACCCGAAGCGGTCGGCGAAGAAGATCCGGTCGGCGGTCACCGACAACGAGCGCGAGATCCGGTTCGACGTCGAGCACAAACCCGGTGTGTCCAATCTGCTCTCGATCCAGTCCGCGCTGACGGGTACCCCGATCGCCGACCTGGTGGCCGGATACGAGGGCAAGGGATACGGCGATCTGAAGGTCGAGACCGCCGAGGTGCTCGTCGAGTTCGTCGAGCCGCTGCGCGGCCGGGTCACCGACCTGCTCGCCGATCGGGGCGAGCTGGACGCCATCCTGGCGCGGGGGGCCGCGCGGGCCCGAGACGTGGCCGCGCAGACGCTGGCAACGGCCTATGACAGGGTGGGGTTCCTGCCGAGGACGTAG
- a CDS encoding SRPBCC family protein, which produces MSNQTSVTVERLIDASAKDIFEILSNPKRHVELDGSGFVRGDENGERISKVGDVFTMNMDGPHMGGEYKTDNHVSGYANDKLLAWKTAPAGTEPPGWEWLWELEPQGPDATLVRHTYDWSNVTDKELLKQISFPLVSEKELEDTLGRLAAATTGA; this is translated from the coding sequence ATGAGCAACCAGACGAGTGTCACGGTCGAGCGTCTCATCGACGCGTCCGCGAAGGACATCTTCGAGATCCTGTCCAACCCGAAACGCCACGTCGAACTCGACGGATCGGGCTTCGTCCGCGGTGACGAGAACGGCGAGCGGATCAGCAAGGTCGGCGATGTGTTCACCATGAACATGGACGGCCCGCACATGGGTGGCGAGTACAAGACCGACAACCACGTCAGCGGCTACGCCAACGACAAGCTGCTCGCGTGGAAGACCGCGCCCGCGGGCACCGAGCCTCCCGGGTGGGAGTGGCTGTGGGAGCTCGAGCCCCAGGGGCCCGACGCCACCCTCGTGCGCCACACCTACGACTGGTCGAACGTGACCGACAAGGAGCTGCTCAAGCAGATCTCCTTCCCGCTGGTCAGCGAGAAAGAGCTCGAGGACACCCTCGGACGCCTCGCCGCGGCGACCACGGGCGCATAG
- the yhjD gene encoding inner membrane protein YhjD has product MADTQKTTTPETAESSDDTPSRLETLRAKYPWLDHLIRAGGRYQSSKGDFFAAGATYFSILALFPLLMIGFAAAGFVFVASPDLLDDAKNKIADSVQGDMGNQLQDLMDQAISSRASIGVIGLVLAVYSGLGWMANLRNALTVQWGTEPPSSSFVKTKLGDLGALLGLFVALVVSFGLSALAGSGLTTTILELVNLDHLPGVSILVRVLSIVVSLAASTLLFTWVIARLPRIPLPYRNAVKAGLLTAVVFEVFKFIATFYLKGVTSGPAGATFGPIIGIMVFAFFTTRIILFATAWAATDEANARFEQTAVPDPVTIAPTVVVRPEPSPTTVAASIAAGAVAALTFSRFRSRRR; this is encoded by the coding sequence ATGGCCGACACGCAGAAGACCACGACCCCCGAGACCGCGGAGTCCTCCGACGACACACCCTCCCGCCTGGAGACCCTGCGTGCGAAGTACCCGTGGCTCGATCATCTGATCCGTGCCGGCGGCCGCTATCAGAGCAGCAAGGGCGACTTCTTCGCGGCGGGTGCCACGTACTTCAGCATCCTGGCGCTGTTCCCCCTGCTGATGATCGGGTTCGCCGCGGCGGGTTTCGTGTTCGTCGCGAGCCCCGATCTCCTCGACGACGCGAAGAACAAGATCGCCGATTCGGTGCAGGGCGACATGGGCAACCAGTTGCAGGATCTGATGGACCAGGCGATCTCGTCGCGGGCGTCGATCGGTGTCATCGGTCTGGTCCTCGCGGTCTACTCCGGCCTCGGATGGATGGCCAACCTGCGCAACGCACTGACCGTGCAGTGGGGGACCGAGCCGCCGTCGTCGTCGTTCGTCAAGACCAAGCTCGGTGACCTCGGTGCACTGCTCGGTCTGTTCGTGGCCCTGGTCGTGTCGTTCGGGCTGTCCGCGCTGGCGGGAAGCGGGCTGACGACAACCATCCTCGAGCTGGTCAACCTCGACCACCTGCCCGGCGTGTCCATCCTGGTCCGCGTGCTCTCGATCGTGGTCTCGCTCGCCGCCTCCACGCTGCTGTTCACCTGGGTGATCGCGCGGCTGCCGCGGATCCCGTTGCCGTACCGCAACGCGGTCAAGGCGGGCCTGCTGACCGCGGTCGTCTTCGAGGTCTTCAAGTTCATCGCGACCTTCTACCTCAAGGGCGTCACCAGTGGCCCCGCGGGCGCGACCTTCGGTCCGATCATCGGCATCATGGTGTTCGCTTTCTTCACCACCCGCATCATCCTGTTCGCCACGGCCTGGGCGGCCACCGACGAGGCGAACGCCCGCTTCGAACAGACGGCGGTGCCCGACCCCGTCACCATCGCGCCGACCGTGGTGGTCCGTCCGGAGCCGTCACCCACGACCGTCGCAGCGTCCATCGCCGCGGGCGCGGTTGCGGCGCTGACGTTCTCCCGGTTCCGGTCGCGCCGGAGGTAG
- a CDS encoding gamma-aminobutyraldehyde dehydrogenase, which translates to MTSTLPAGWVSGAEFVGTGAVHTVIDPATDRPVAHMALATAADVDAAIAVARAALPGWAGSTPGERSTVLGRLARLIERDADALAAQEVSQTGKPIRLATEFDLPGAVDNTDFFAGIARNLEGKASAEYSADHTSTIRREAIGVVASITPWNYPLGMAVWKVMPALAAGCTVVLKPSELTPLTTITLAALATEAGVPDGVLNVLTGTGAEVGAHLAGHRGVDIVTFTGSTGVGRRVMAAAATNGTRVQLELGGKAPFVVFDDADLTAAVHGAVAGALINSGQDCTAATRAIVARDLYDDFVAGVGDLMSRVRVGDPSDPATDMGPLISRAHRDKVAAMVSRAADSGIRVITGGSVPDGPGAYYPPTLLADVGEDAEVYRDEVFGPVLTVSAFDDDDDAIRRANDTDFGLAASAWTRDVYRAQRAGREIHAGCVWINDHIPIVSEMPHGGFGASGFGKDMSAYSLDEYLSVKHVMSDITGVARKDWHRTVFSLPRGE; encoded by the coding sequence ATGACGTCCACTCTGCCCGCAGGCTGGGTGTCCGGTGCCGAGTTCGTCGGCACCGGCGCCGTGCACACCGTCATCGATCCGGCGACCGACCGGCCGGTGGCGCACATGGCGCTCGCCACCGCCGCCGATGTCGACGCCGCGATCGCCGTCGCGCGGGCCGCTCTGCCCGGTTGGGCCGGATCCACCCCGGGTGAACGCAGCACCGTTCTCGGTCGCCTGGCCCGGTTGATCGAGCGCGACGCCGACGCCCTCGCGGCGCAGGAGGTGTCGCAGACCGGCAAACCCATCCGGCTGGCCACCGAGTTCGACCTTCCCGGCGCCGTCGACAACACCGACTTCTTCGCCGGTATCGCGCGCAATCTCGAGGGCAAGGCCAGTGCCGAGTACTCCGCCGACCACACCTCGACGATCCGGCGGGAGGCCATCGGTGTCGTCGCGTCCATCACGCCGTGGAACTATCCACTCGGCATGGCGGTGTGGAAGGTCATGCCCGCCTTGGCCGCCGGGTGCACCGTCGTCCTCAAGCCGTCGGAGCTGACCCCGCTGACCACCATCACCCTCGCCGCCCTGGCGACCGAGGCCGGCGTGCCGGACGGGGTGCTCAACGTCCTCACCGGGACCGGCGCAGAGGTCGGCGCCCACCTCGCGGGCCACCGCGGTGTCGACATCGTGACGTTCACCGGATCCACCGGCGTGGGACGACGTGTCATGGCGGCCGCCGCCACGAACGGCACGCGCGTACAGCTCGAACTCGGTGGCAAGGCGCCCTTCGTGGTGTTCGACGACGCCGATCTCACCGCCGCGGTCCACGGTGCGGTCGCCGGGGCGCTGATCAACTCCGGGCAGGACTGCACCGCCGCCACCCGAGCGATCGTCGCCCGTGATCTCTACGACGACTTCGTCGCCGGGGTCGGGGATCTGATGTCGAGGGTCCGCGTGGGCGATCCGTCCGATCCCGCGACCGACATGGGGCCGCTGATCTCCCGCGCGCACCGCGACAAGGTGGCCGCGATGGTGTCCCGCGCCGCCGATTCCGGGATCCGGGTGATCACCGGGGGATCGGTGCCCGACGGTCCCGGCGCCTACTATCCGCCCACCCTGCTGGCCGACGTCGGCGAGGACGCGGAGGTCTACCGCGACGAGGTCTTCGGTCCGGTGCTCACGGTTAGCGCATTCGACGACGACGACGACGCGATCCGGCGGGCGAACGACACCGACTTCGGGTTGGCGGCCTCGGCGTGGACGCGGGACGTCTACCGCGCGCAGCGCGCCGGACGCGAGATCCACGCCGGCTGCGTGTGGATCAACGACCACATCCCCATCGTCAGCGAGATGCCACACGGGGGTTTCGGCGCCTCGGGGTTCGGCAAGGACATGTCCGCCTACTCGCTCGACGAGTACCTCAGCGTCAAACACGTGATGAGCGACATCACCGGCGTGGCCCGCAAGGACTGGCACCGCACGGTCTTCAGCCTTCCGAGAGGCGAGTGA
- a CDS encoding NAD(P)/FAD-dependent oxidoreductase: MSAWLETPTPRGVAMVSGATRAPYWLDRPERPDARPGLDGDTDTDLLIVGGGFTGLWAAVQAAEENPDRRILLVEGARIADGASGRNGGFCSASLTHGLANGVARYRDELPTLLRLGVETLDDIESTLGRLGVDAAAERVGELDIANFDWQVDDVREHVTEALLYDQPATFYDRAEARARVNSPMVAAAAHDPNVMMVDPGKLAWGLADAAERLGVRIVENTEIVSLRRRKGSICARTATGTVTADRVVVATAAARPLLRRNRWAMVPVWDYVLMTEPLTAQQRAAIGWSGREGLADSGSRFHYFRVTADDRILFGGWDAVYHYGSDHDPRHAYDDHEFALLAEHLLQMFPQLEGIGISHAWGGAIDTCSRFSAFWDTSMGGRVVSVLGFTGLGVGAAHFGARTALDLLDGRDTERTRSAMVRSRPIPFPPEPLRWIGITITRKEFARSDRRKGRRGLWLRAMDAVGLGFDS, translated from the coding sequence ATGTCGGCATGGCTCGAGACGCCCACCCCGCGTGGCGTCGCGATGGTCTCCGGCGCGACCCGGGCGCCGTACTGGCTGGACCGTCCCGAACGTCCCGACGCACGACCGGGTCTCGACGGCGACACCGACACCGACCTGCTGATCGTCGGCGGTGGTTTCACCGGACTGTGGGCCGCTGTGCAGGCCGCGGAGGAGAACCCCGACCGACGGATCCTGCTCGTCGAGGGCGCGCGGATCGCCGACGGCGCCTCGGGTCGCAACGGCGGCTTCTGTTCGGCGAGCCTCACCCACGGCCTGGCCAACGGTGTGGCGCGTTACCGCGACGAGTTGCCGACCCTGCTGCGGCTCGGCGTCGAGACCCTCGACGACATCGAGTCGACGCTGGGTCGGCTCGGTGTCGACGCCGCCGCCGAACGTGTCGGGGAGCTCGACATCGCGAACTTCGACTGGCAGGTCGACGATGTCCGTGAGCACGTCACCGAAGCGCTGCTCTACGACCAACCGGCGACCTTCTACGACCGGGCCGAGGCCAGGGCGCGGGTGAACTCGCCGATGGTCGCCGCCGCCGCGCACGATCCGAACGTGATGATGGTCGACCCGGGCAAGCTCGCCTGGGGGTTGGCCGACGCGGCCGAGCGGCTCGGTGTCCGGATCGTGGAGAACACCGAGATCGTGTCGCTGCGCCGGCGGAAGGGTTCGATCTGCGCGCGGACCGCCACCGGCACCGTCACCGCCGACCGCGTGGTGGTGGCCACCGCGGCCGCACGACCGCTGCTCCGGCGCAACCGGTGGGCGATGGTCCCGGTGTGGGACTACGTCCTGATGACCGAACCGCTCACCGCGCAACAGCGTGCCGCCATCGGATGGTCGGGTCGGGAAGGGCTGGCCGACAGCGGCTCCCGCTTCCACTACTTCCGTGTCACCGCCGACGACCGCATCCTGTTCGGCGGATGGGACGCGGTCTACCACTACGGTTCCGACCACGATCCCCGGCACGCCTACGACGACCACGAGTTCGCGCTGCTCGCCGAGCATCTGCTGCAGATGTTCCCGCAGCTCGAGGGGATCGGGATCAGTCACGCGTGGGGTGGGGCCATCGACACCTGCTCGCGGTTCTCGGCCTTCTGGGACACGAGCATGGGCGGTCGGGTCGTGTCGGTCCTCGGCTTCACCGGACTCGGTGTGGGCGCAGCGCATTTCGGTGCGCGCACCGCGCTCGACCTCCTCGACGGCCGCGACACCGAACGCACGCGCAGCGCCATGGTCCGTAGTCGTCCGATCCCGTTCCCGCCGGAACCGTTGCGCTGGATCGGCATCACCATCACCCGTAAGGAATTCGCCCGATCCGATCGACGCAAGGGCCGACGCGGACTGTGGCTGCGAGCGATGGATGCCGTCGGACTCGGCTTCGACAGCTGA
- a CDS encoding alpha/beta fold hydrolase: protein MSDAQLPRPGTALVFAPAPTDDGRRVVVSAHGLTSSRADEDARGIFDWPAVDDVDAVLVRYDARGHGESTGRPEPADYAWTTLADDLLALIDAVSPDAPVDAIGASMGTATIVWAALRRPDRFRRLVLAIPPTAWQTRAAQVEGYLAAASIAEQHGIDAFVEAMAEQPQAEILTAGGWADEPTRPSVGIDLLPSVLRGAAISDLPDTAEVARLRHPTLLLPWATDPGHPVSTAQVLADALPASTLEVAEDPDAIRGWGRRAAEFLRS from the coding sequence ATGTCCGACGCCCAGCTCCCCCGTCCCGGAACGGCCCTCGTCTTCGCCCCCGCCCCGACCGACGACGGCAGGCGTGTCGTCGTCTCCGCGCACGGCCTGACCTCGAGTCGTGCCGACGAGGACGCGCGCGGCATCTTCGACTGGCCTGCCGTCGACGACGTCGACGCCGTGCTCGTGCGCTACGACGCGCGGGGTCACGGCGAGTCCACCGGTCGTCCGGAGCCGGCCGACTACGCCTGGACCACCCTGGCCGACGACCTCCTCGCACTGATCGACGCCGTGTCACCGGACGCCCCGGTCGACGCCATCGGGGCATCGATGGGCACGGCCACCATCGTCTGGGCGGCGCTACGCCGTCCCGACCGGTTCCGTCGGTTGGTGTTGGCCATCCCGCCCACCGCCTGGCAGACGCGGGCCGCCCAGGTCGAGGGATATCTGGCCGCGGCATCGATCGCGGAGCAGCACGGCATCGACGCCTTCGTCGAGGCGATGGCCGAGCAGCCGCAGGCGGAGATCCTCACCGCGGGCGGCTGGGCCGACGAGCCGACGCGGCCGTCGGTCGGCATCGACCTGCTGCCGTCGGTGCTGCGCGGGGCCGCGATCTCCGATCTCCCCGACACCGCGGAGGTGGCCCGCCTGCGGCACCCGACCCTGCTCCTGCCGTGGGCCACCGATCCCGGCCACCCGGTGAGCACGGCGCAGGTGCTGGCCGACGCGCTCCCCGCGTCGACCCTCGAGGTCGCCGAGGACCCCGACGCCATCCGCGGCTGGGGTCGCCGGGCCGCCGAGTTCTTGCGATCCTGA
- a CDS encoding Lrp/AsnC family transcriptional regulator: MAKDLDHVSKQIIEALQTDGRRSYASVGKSVGLSEAAVRNRVQKLSDSGVLQIVAVTDPLQVGFARQAMIGIRCTGDSVVLADKLAEIDEIDYVVLTAGSFDIMIEVVCEDDDGLLELLNQKVRTQPGVTGTETLVYLKLVKQQYNWGTR; the protein is encoded by the coding sequence GTGGCCAAGGACCTCGATCATGTCTCGAAACAGATCATCGAGGCGTTGCAGACCGACGGTCGTCGGTCCTACGCATCGGTGGGCAAATCGGTCGGTCTCTCCGAGGCCGCCGTGCGCAATCGTGTCCAGAAGCTCAGCGACAGTGGGGTTCTGCAGATCGTCGCGGTCACCGATCCGTTGCAGGTGGGATTCGCCCGGCAGGCGATGATCGGCATCCGCTGCACCGGCGACTCGGTGGTGTTGGCCGACAAGCTCGCCGAGATCGACGAGATCGACTACGTGGTCCTCACCGCCGGATCGTTCGACATCATGATCGAGGTGGTCTGCGAGGACGACGACGGTCTGCTCGAACTGTTGAACCAGAAGGTGCGCACCCAACCGGGTGTGACCGGCACCGAGACGCTCGTCTACCTGAAACTCGTCAAACAGCAATACAACTGGGGTACCCGATGA